Genomic segment of Halostella limicola:
GGCGTTCGGCCGCGACGGCCCACGCTGGTCCGCAACGCCGGCGACGGCCTCGGTCGCCGCGACGACCCGTATGAATTTGGGAAGAAATAGTTCATAGTTCTTTTGGAGCGGCGCAGTCAGAGGTTTAAAGCCCCGGCCCGGGGAAACCACGGGTATGATCGAGACGGTTGTCATCGCCACGGACGGTTCCGAGAGCGTCGAGCGGGCCGTCGACGTCGCGCTGGATCTCGCTCGGCGGTTCGACGCGGCCGTCCACGCGCTGTACGTCGTCGACGAGAGCGAGGTCGGCTCCTCGCCCGAGGCGATCCGGGAGGACATGCGCGAGGCGCTGGAGGAGAGCGGTGAGGCGGCGCTCGACGACGTCCGGGAGCGCGCGGGCGGCGAGGTGGAAACCGTCGTCCGGGAGGGGCGCCCGGCCGCGGAGATCTGTACCTACGCCCGGGAGAACGACGTCGACCTCGTCGCGACCGGCACCCGCGGCCGCCACGGCGAGAACCGGTTTCTCATCGGAAGCGTCGCCGAGCGGGTCGTCCGCTCCTGCCCCACCCCGGTGCTGACGGTGCGGCAGCTG
This window contains:
- a CDS encoding universal stress protein; translated protein: MIETVVIATDGSESVERAVDVALDLARRFDAAVHALYVVDESEVGSSPEAIREDMREALEESGEAALDDVRERAGGEVETVVREGRPAAEICTYARENDVDLVATGTRGRHGENRFLIGSVAERVVRSCPTPVLTVRQLGE